In one Dermacentor variabilis isolate Ectoservices chromosome 4, ASM5094787v1, whole genome shotgun sequence genomic region, the following are encoded:
- the LOC142578220 gene encoding uncharacterized protein LOC142578220, which yields MCVQVQGTEISPEAYHSDAGWTLAGERMSRLRQRTPASGKPDAPGGCQTSTRSKFYKNVRASAIKAARMPAMPLEETKIVVRPRGGLDIVKTGTTTVAAAILAAAKITSEESAADTICPNTQQNIMVVSTPNEDNAARYAKIQEISIQGKPYEVSAYRTAPHDTVKGVIRGIPIDASAEELDRKIVNERNPLAVASKRIGSTTTAIVVFQGSKVPNFVRYGVTLIPCRLYKKQIDVCQQCGRVGHRKDVCPTPTIKTCLACGLANPTEDHRCTPKCQLCGGEHPTGDRTCKAKYKIPYVVRKRQWERRQAERQLLSESDFPPLDKPPAARKSRTPSENRAPKSRDNSCCKRSLSRKTSPSRERVSWVDAAKGNNIRNVQKITETTKKEDMNKVREANELLRHENAALRATINNLTKEIAEIRQLLLCNNEPLQRPMPSTSKTEETTTNIQETAIEQPDIVTSVATTTLTKPPDLRKNVVNESSFRFRKQTLRQGCD from the coding sequence atgtgcgttCAAGTTCAGGGAACAGAGATATCACCCGAGGCATACCACAGCGACGCCGGATGGACGCTCGCGGGGGAACGCATGTCGAGGCTGCGCCAGCGGACCCCCGCCAGCGGCAAGCCCGACGCACCCGGCGGGTGTCAAACAAGCACGAGGTCAAAATTCTACAAGAACGTCAGAGCCTCGGCCatcaaggcagcacgcatgccagccatgccactagaagaaaccaagatagttgtcagacccagagggggactggacatcgtcaagaccggcaccaccaccgtcgctgcggccatactcgctgcggccaagatcacgagcgaggaaagcgccgcggacaccatctgccccaacacacaacagaacatcatggtcgtaagtacaccgaacgaagacaacgcggcaaggtacgctaaaatccaggaaatatccattcaaggcaaaccctacgaggtcagcgcatatcgcacggcacctcacgacaccgtgaagggcgtcatcagaggcatccccatcgacgcgagcgccgaAGAGCTAGATAGAAAGatcgtcaacgagaggaacccgctagcagtggcctcaaaaaggattggaagtacgaccactgcgattgtggtgttccaggggtccaaggtaccgaactttgtccgatacggagtcaccctgattccgtgccgcctctacaagaaacagatcgacgtctgccagcagtgcggccgagtgggacaccgcaaggacgtTTGCCCGACCCCCACAATCAAGACGTGCCTGGCCTGCGGACTCGCGAACCCTACAGAAGACCATCGCTGTACCCCAAAATGTCAGTTGTGCGGAGGCGAACACCcgaccggagaccgaacgtgcaaagcgaaatacaagatcccctacgtagtgcgcaagcgacaatgggagcgccgacaggccgaacgccagctactgtcggagagcgatttcccgccactggacaagccgccagctgcgcgaaagtcaaggaccccatcggaAAACCGCGCGCCCAAATCCAGAGACAACAGTTGttgcaagagaagcctcagcaggaaaacgtcaccgtcacgtgagcgagtgagctgggtcgacgcagcgaaaggaaacaacataaggaacgtgcagaaaatcaccgaaaccacgaagaaagaagatatgAATAAGGTCCGGGAGGCAAATGAGCTCCTAAGACAcgaaaacgcggcgttgcgagcgaccatcaacaacctcacgaaagagatcgccgagattcgtcagttgctgctatgcaacaacgagcctctacagagacccatgccaagcacaagcaagaccgaggaaacgacaacgaacatCCAGGAGACAGCCATAGAGCaaccg